The following DNA comes from Labrus mixtus chromosome 8, fLabMix1.1, whole genome shotgun sequence.
TTATCTAATGCTATTCAGTAAACACTGTGCATTGGTAGATTGCACTAGGTACccttaaaaatgttattaaaatttgaatataacatgttttttcttattcttttcttttgcctGCTTGATATCTAAATATTGAAGAGGTGTTGTATTCTATATCTCCCTCTGCAAAATGTGTGAACATATTTGTATCTGCAATGTGCAAAAATGAATCAGAAAAGATCATATTAGCCAAATTAAATACAACGTATCCCTACACCGCAGatattaaatcaataacaatgaCACCCgtcattaaaatatttcatgCAGTATGTTGTAGCCATTGCATGTGAGCCACATGTTAATATGTGTTTTGTCTCCCAGGCTCGGATCAAGTTCCCCATAGATTACCCATACTCCCCACCTGCCTTCCGATTCCTCACCAAGATGTGGCACCCAAACATCTACGAGGTGAAGTAACACACCCTGTCTCTGTTTTATGCTCTTACCACAGTGTTTTATGCCATTTTTGgtgtttcagtgtttacattGTGCATTTCATATAAAAATGAGTTTTGTTCCTCTGTCGTTAGAACGGAGATGTGTGTATCTCCATATTGCATCCTCCAGTGGACGACCCGCAGAGTGGAGAGCTGCCTTCAGAGAGATGGAATCCCACCCAGAATGTCCGGTAAGCACCCTCTCTCATTACTCCCCTCAGATGTCATTGCTTTTTAGGTAACTcccatgttttcttctttcaatCACTTCAACAATTAACATTGACCCCAATGCTGATCACATGACTTTGGTCTTCAGTGATGTCTACTCGGAGGTTCCCAGAACAGTTCATGCATATATGGCTGTATTCAGCACTGCATTTGTAAAAGGATCAGTTTTTGACTAGTACTTTGATTGGCtacctttttttgttaatattaGTTTGTTTTGCAATAATATTGCACCAGCacaatgtaaacacatgtaccaggaaaacataatttttcaaatataaagGCACTATCACAGGAATATTTTCACTTAATTAAAAAGTTAATtatgcaaaaaaatacaaatgttttttatgttgtgcaACAATAGGATAAGtcttcatgttctctgaaaTTAGCAGCAATTTTATTTTGCAGCAATACAAAGATAATTGCTCATGCTGTCATTTCCTCGCGCCCCCGGATTAATATCGCCTTGTTCTCCTGCTAAAGTGCCAGAGATGTAGCCACACTGCAGACTGTGCAGAACTCTAAGACTAAACAGTTCAGTATTCAAGAAAACAGAGGGAGAATGGCTCAACATTTCCATAGTGtgtttatcaaataaaaataaagtttatactttataaaacagctgcatcactgactttttttttctttcaacctGCCTTTGTACTTGCTTCAGCACCATTTTGCTGAGTGTTATCTCACTACTGAATGAACCCAACACCTTCTCTCCTGCCAATGTGGATGCCTCGGTCATGTACCGCAAATGGAGGGACAGCAAGGGCAAGGACCGAGAATACGTAGAaatcatcaggtaaacagagacGCCCTCTTATCTCTACTAACGAAACATTGCAAAGAATAGTAGACCAAGATTTGAGTGTCATTACTGTGGAGTGTAGGCCTTTCCTCATCTCTTTCACTCTCTAACATCAGGAAACAGGTATTAGCCACTAAGGCAGAAGCTGAGCGCGACGGTGTGAAGGTGCCCACCACGCTGGCCGAGTACTGCGTCCGCACACGTGCCCCGGCCCCCGATGAAGGCTCCGACCTCTTCTATGACTATTACTATGACGACGACGATGTGGAGGACGGGGATGGAGACTGCTGCTACGATGAGGACGACTCTGGCAACGAGGAGTCGTGACATGCTTTTTGACAGCATCCCCTCAAATCTAGCTGACCTATTGCTACCCTCCTTTCTGTCTGGGTTTCCAGAAATTCAAGGTTAACAACCGAGAACACGTTAAGGCTTTCCCATTCTAAACTCATAAAAAAGGGGTGTTATTTTCCTGAGCCcctaaaggctttttttttttctaaggtgAAAATTGATGCACTGTTGCAGAAGGGTCAGACCTGGTTTATTTGCACCAGCACAAACGACATTGAGTTTCTTCATTTTTCCCAACAAGTTCTTTATCACCTAAAAccttactttaaaaaagtaacttcAAATTTAAGTTGTTCGGTCCCCTGTATACTCTCTGGTGTTGTGAGGTTAATACCACTGTTAACAATAGCAACATTTGCACTGGTGCAAACACATCCAACCTTAGCTCAGCGTCTCTTTCATATCCTTTCCCCCCTAattgtaactgtgtgttactcaCAGTAGTTAGTCTCTGTGACTAACAGAAGTTTGAGGACTTTATGCAGCCTGTTTGTGCTGAACTGCAAACAGGCTGAAACAGACATTTCCTGCGTTGCTCCTGTCAGACCCGGTGTCAGGACGATGTTTTCAGTGTTCTTGTGCATGCCAGAACATCTTTGGAAGCTTTTCGTCTCTTTTACTGGTGGACTCCTTACCTTCATCACGATCTGGTAAAGACAGACTTCTGTCATTGGAGATCTCAGAGAACTTTCTATCTGGAGGATCTTCTGGCAAGCTGAGTCAGTGAGTCAACGCCGCGTGTGGACATTTTTAGGTAACATGAAATTGatctttgctgtgtgtgtgtgtgtgttttttttctgttaactgttggatgtgtttctctgtaatTGAGTGTGGGGTTGTGTTATTTGAAGTAGCTCAGATTTAACAGTTGTGTAGGATGAAGTTTTTCAGGGGGATGGGGTGGAGGCAAAACTAATTACAGATCAGTTTCTCCTCAAGTTTTCTCTCCGAGAGGCCTGACGGAGCCAAAGACCTAAAGTTATGTAAAAGAAAGCCCAAAATGTTATGACTTAGTCTTTGTTGGCTCTCTTGCAGCTCTATTATTTTAGTCTTATTTCTTTGGTTTGACATTACGCCTTGCGTTCTTTGCTTGAGAATGATTTATGTGATCAGATTGTTAGGTTTGCTTTGTCCAAAAGCTGTTCCACAGAAGTATCAGACAGGACTCTCAACATTTTTGTCAGTGGGGTTTGGAAGGGTTTCAGTGGGATTTTtagagtgcatgtgtgtcttctttTGTGTATGCATAAGCAACTTTGATTGTTTGATTTACAGAAATTGGGACTTCATGCTGAATTTCTCAGGATAATGAATTACATTTGACAAAACAATGACATCAAGCAACCATTTCCCTCCTGTCAGTGGTCTTCAGAGTTGGTTTACAGCTTTAACGGGACCCTTTACTGATATGCACATGTAGCTGTATGAATGATCACTGTATTGTACGATCACCTGTCTTTTACCTATCTTTAATTTCTGGCtatttaaatggaaaaaaaataaagatttattggGGGAAAAGACGCAGAGTGGTATGTGACTAAACAAAATTATTCAAATGATCACAGGTAACACTATTTACTTTAACTTCAAGAGATAAgaatgaaaattaaattaaattttcagcttttgtttttattattccttACCTGTTTCATGTAGATGTGTGAGCCTATCCTTTATCTAAGAGGTTTGATCCCTTCAAACAACACTTTATGTTTCACAGCATGTGTATTTGTTTCTCTTAAtcgatttaaaatctgaattaaCTCCAGCTTCTTCTTTAGCTTTGTTTCCCATCTGTGCAtagataacattttttattaaacttgACCGTCTATGGGGGACAGACAAGAGTCCTGTGGAGGTTGTGGTGATCTCCTGTAGGAACTTCAACTGGAGGGTTGAGATCAGCTGTCATGTTCCACTCACCTCCAGGTTACCACACCTTGGTGCTGCTGGCCTGACCAACTGGATCCACTGCTGAGATGTTATTGGTCTGGTCCTGTTTGCCTCTAGGATTTCAGATGGCTTGCGGAGGACCTGGTCATGACACGACCTATACCAGCCCTGTGCCCATGCTACCTTGCATCCAGAGAGGATATGCTGCAATGTTGCATTCTGGGAAAGCTCAGAACTGAGAAGGGGGTCGTAAGTGGCCCTGATCAGGAAGCTTAGCCTTGCTTCAGACATCCTCCATTGGGGAGTGGATCATGGTTTTGTACTACCACAATGTACTGAAAAGTGAATAAATCTAAAGAAGCAGGCACAGAGAGGAGGCCTGTTTGTGTGGTGGTTAGTACTGATGCCTTATCATGAGCTGTCGTACGGTTTGAATCCTGGCCAGGGCCATTCTTTAAGGAACTGGTTTTTGTCTTCCCTTCACTGGGGTGTGGAACCTCATCTTTGTCTTTATCTGAGCTTTCACTCTGTGTCTCATTCTCTTTCTTTGGACTCTCTTCTTCTGACACACTTGTGCCTGAATCTCCTACAATGATTCTGTAAAGAATCCTTTCTGCCTCATTCAAAGAGCCTGTAAgatgtgacacaaacacaagtaaaaAGTCCTGACATCCAAAAGAGTCTAACTTACTTTAAacaatcaaaatataacataaatATGTATTAAAGTCATGCCtacctttcttttttccatAAAATGTGCTAGTTACAATGGAAGCCATTTTTACAAATGGCTTTTTTTGAAATGCACTTAGCAAGGCCACACACCACCACAtgtgatgtcattttaaagCTCCAACTGTCCTCTTAAAGAACATAAAGAGTGTGTGTCGCACGATagataaaagcaaaaatacTTAGTCCACTACAGTGCACAAAAATGAATTGCTGGGTCTCAGGATAATTATATATAGGCTAACATTCAAAACCGTTGTAGGATGGACGGCCGGATAGAAACGAAGGGAAGAAATAGAATAGCacgtctttattgtcattatacaattgcACACACATATAAGCATCCACAGCTgaagacaacaaaagaagaaaaaaaaaaaaaaactctcattcaggtaagatgggcaatgtgtggtaggagttatttacaggtagtagcataacagaatattaagagatattgcagaaatataaaataaatattgcacggtatgaaatgtaaaatattgcagaaatataaaataaatattgcacagtatgaaatgtaagatattgcagaaatataaaataaatattgcacggtatgaaatgtaaaatattgcagaaatataaaataaatattgcacagtatgtgtGGTGAGGGTGGGACGGTCAACGCATGTCCAGGTTCAGTGTGGTTATGGCATTAAGTTGTATGAGAAAAGGTCCCACAGGTTTCAACACCACATACTGTATAAAACAGGCAAGCACCCAATTGGAAAATGCTCACACTGTTACCAACAAGAAACAGAACATGTATTACTTTATTTTAGGGAACAATAACATGACAGattatgaggttttttttttactgcgtACAGTAACACCCCAGTCCAGTTGATGGCGGTAACGCAATTTTAAACTGGTCTACCTCCCGCTATCaaacataaaagaagaagaagaagaaagctttttaaaatagGAAATATTTTCAAGCACGAATAATAAACACACCAACAACAGCCATGTCTGTGAACTATGCTGCTGGGCTCTCGCCGTACGCGGATAAAGGTGTCTGCGGGCTTCCAGAGGTAAACATGAGCCGCCGGTCAGGTAGCTTTACTGTTAGCAGGTTAGCTCTAAGTCCTCAGGATGTTATGGATAACAAACATGACGCTCTTTGAGTTGATATTCCTCAATGTGTGCATAAAGAATGAGCTTTATTACAAAActttaatgaagaaaatgttgGGAAAACGTTATCCTACTACAGAAAGCTGGGTCGAAAGCATTAACATTATTAGcctcttttatttaatctttatttgGAAAGGCTATTCATGGTTAAATGAAAGTTTTTCTGTGTTGAAGCCGATCCATGTGTCCTTAATTAGCCTATTTTGCATTTGTGAATTCTTGTTCGACTTGAAATGATAGGTACAATAATGTTAGACACATAAACTAGGGCTTGAAATCTTAACTCAGgcaacagaaaagagagaagtacAGGGTCATTAGGTACAATACTTACAATAATGTACTATAAATCTACATTACATCAACCTCTTCAGTAACATTTATGAGTTTTGTAACTCAATTGTGTCCCATTTGTAAATGAGGGGATGGTTAAAGATGTCATAGTTCATAAAAGTCTATGATGTGTggtagaaaatgtattttatgtcaaattagatttttaacaACCAGGGAAGCGTAAGACTAAATATTGATTAATAGGTAAATTATTGATGCattttgtaaaaacagacttttcataattttgtgttttctgttctgtgCCAGACGTTTGATGGTCCTGAGGAGCTCAAGGTGAAGGCGGAGACTCTTGCTGAGCTGATCAAAGAATCTCAGTACCTGGTTGTTCACTCTGGAGCGGGAATCAGCACCTCAACAGGCATCCCTGACTTCAGGTAAGCCACCAACATCGTCACTACAGCTCTTACCTTCTGTTAGCAGTTTTCCCAAATACACAGAGCCATTCTTTTTCAGGCATGTTTCATCTACATGACCACGctagaaatgaaatgaagacaGAAATGTAAGCAGCATACTGATGGACAAAACCAGTAAATCTGAACTAATTTAAACTCATCATGGAGCTCAATGTTCAGGAATATTCAAACCTGCTCagtataaattatttttgtaataatgaaatttaaaaaaaagttagatttgtttttgtcatagTGTTCAATCTGATGAAAGGAACAAAATGTGTCTGGCAGGTATTTCCATAAATATGAATGTGCTTATTATTCTGGATGCTCATACAATTCAAGGTTCTCTGATTACATGATCAGTCGGTCTGCAAACAGTTGTCgattaaaaaagaagataaatcaATGTATGAGAAACACTAATAAGCCAGGTATGGAGAGGGCAGATACCGATAATTGGCCATTGGTGGTAACAACGTTATTCTaaaattttactttaaaaaaaatgaagcatagACTCCTTGGATGATATGTTAATATatttaaccgcacagcaagtgATATTATGAgtctgatattttaaaaaaaaatgcatttcactGAGGCACCAGCATCCCAAGTACCAGTAAAAGGTCTGGGTCAGTGGTTGGTTGAGGGGACCAAACCCAGAGTTTGGCACCCAACtgtcattaaaacataaatttaaACCGTTAAATAATTTGAATTGATtagttttataataatgtaacCCCCGTATGGTTCTTAGCTTGAAACAAGCTAGACAGACAAAAACCCATCTGTTGTACAGAGttggtaatttttttaaatggggctCAGTTGGGATCGACTAACTTTTTGAGCCAATCACAAGTAGCTATGTCTTAGCTTATCATCCTTGGATTCTCTTGTAGTACCACTGAATGGGCAGATGAGGGTGGTACGAGATAATTCTTCACCTCCACTTCTTTGTAAGCAATTACACACTCTGACATACTTCCCCAACACTTTagttgttttctcctcttagTAGTGCAAAGATTATACCTGATACTGCTCAAGCACATTTTTGTCCTAATAACGGAGCTTAGCCAGAtagtttttagattttttttttactcaagaaGACTGAAGTGAAGTGTTTTCTCAGTGTCCAGCTTTTAAAAATTGTCTGTGCATTTTGTCTCGTGGTAATCTGTAAACTTTGTCGTGTCAGCCCATTACTCTAAAGTGATGCTTATATCTACCTATATTTGTTGTTACTGAGCGCCCATGCTGTACTTGGAGCTAACGGTAGACACAGCAGTAATGTGTTAAATTATTCTGTGTGAATGAGAGATTATATATCAACCTTTGTGCAAACATACACATAGGATCCTGGAGGCGTTAGCTATTGAGACATGACTAATTCATATATTCGATTGTTTTGCCTGTCAGTCATGGAGAGTCAATCTTGGACGGCACTATCATTAAAGCCGATGGATGTACACATTAGGCCCGCACACAGAGGCACAGGATGAGAGTCTCTTAGTGTTGTTAATGATGCAATGTTCAGATGCTGTGTTGCTTTCATTCCAAGCAGCATTTTTCTGATGTACAGACCTTATCAGTGGCAGTGACATCTCTGAATATGTCTTATCTGAGCAGCCGATGATTCATGGCGACGGTGAGAAATGGGGCTGTTTAAGTTGAAATAGAATAGCAAGAGATGAGACTGCTGTGCCTGTGTTGGATTCCCAGGATGGGTCACCTCATTCGATGAATAAAGATAAGCTGTGTGTCCTTGAAGTCACCTGGCACCTGACAGGGTGCTCAACAGTATCAGCGCTGACAGTATAACTGCATTTATCCTTCATTCACACAACCATAAGTGACTTTTTAATCACAGAAGCCTGAACAGAGTCATTTCAGATTGTGCAACAGATTCTTTGCATTTGATAACCATCGGAGTACTTCCATGAAGTGAAAATACTCAACCATGAAAAGAAACCCacgtaaacattttaaacatgaaatgcCTGCAGTCCACCCACTGCATCACAGCCTTTCCAATCCTATGTAACAGTCTATTCCTCACCCTGCTCTCTATCAGGGGTCCAAAGGGTGTTTGGACGCTAGAACAAAAGGGTGAGTCCCCTCACTTCAACATCACTTTTGAGGATGCTCGACCAAGCCTGACTCACATGGCCCTCCTGGGACTGCAGAGGGCAGGGTACCTCAAGTATCTCATCAGCCAGAATGTGGACGGCCTACATGTCCGATCAGGCTTCCCAAGGTAACTCAATCCTGCCCCCCGTCCTAAAGCATGTTATACATGTGTCCAGCTGTTTACACTCTAAGTGGCTAACtgatgtcattgttgttgttaggCATGCTAACAATTCATACGTCTCAGACAAGATCAGTATTGTTTTTGTCCCTACGTCAGCAGAACAACttctaaaaacaacacaactgaaAAGTATGTTCATTATTTATCActtcaattaatcaattaatctGTCAAACATTTGGTGTACACAAATCCTGCACACAGCTAAACTGCCCTTTACACTTTCTATAAACACAAGCAACAATAAGGATGAGCTTCTTAAACAATTAGTCAACTATCAGAATAGTTGCTGATTAATTCTTTGTTAATGGACTAATCAGCGAGTGGACTTGTCATTGTAGCTTTTCAACCCTGACTGACACATTATCACACAACAGGTTTTTATGGGAaccatgtaaacagtctgtttacgcaTCTAGCAGACTCAGAGCAGCAATAGCATTGATTACGAGTCATGTTTTATGTCCATGTGATGAATTTGAGTCCAATATTCAATCTccttttatctctgtttttagTCCTCAATGACTCCTCAGGGAAACACCTCAGTGCCTTTAAGCTTATAAATGCTCGACTGTGTTCACAAGTTA
Coding sequences within:
- the cdc34b gene encoding cell division cycle 34 homolog (S. cerevisiae) b; amino-acid sequence: MAQHDSSHVASSQKALMLEMKSLQEQPVEGFKITLVDEADMYNWEVAIFGPPNTHYEGGYFKARIKFPIDYPYSPPAFRFLTKMWHPNIYENGDVCISILHPPVDDPQSGELPSERWNPTQNVRTILLSVISLLNEPNTFSPANVDASVMYRKWRDSKGKDREYVEIIRKQVLATKAEAERDGVKVPTTLAEYCVRTRAPAPDEGSDLFYDYYYDDDDVEDGDGDCCYDEDDSGNEES